CTcacccccagcactgcccatcacagctcagagaaaaatggttggTGTCAGCAGAGACTTGCAGGacaaacaggctgtcttttgggtgcagaggtttgTCCCCCTTCTGCAGGAGGGCGGGGGCTGTGGCCATCTGAGAGCAAcatctctgagcccaaaacatgctctgccaggttggaagcagaagaggatCCAGGAAGAAGGAGCAGAGGTTCTTCTAAATCAGTAGAACTCCTGGATTTATTACAAGGCGAAGGATCCATTTCCTATATGagcatttccagcaggctcttAAGAGCCCCATGGGAGTTGCAGGACACACCAGCCTCCAAGACAGAGGCTGCATTTCCTGCCAGAGTCAGATCCCAAAGGGAGACCTATGCCTGGGAAAACCTGAACCAGCATTGCTCCCTGACATTAGTGGATAGAgctggggctcagggcagcctcAGCCACAGGACCCAGGAGTTCTGCCTGCCACATTGTCCCTGGAGCCAGATAGGACCCTCAGGTAGGGCTCTTGTGTCTTTGTGTGACACCTTGGGAAGGAGCTCTCAAAGCTCTTATGCTTGGTGAATAGCCTCAGGAccattgggaacaaggaacaGCAGTCCAGGCTAATGGTCTTGGTCCAGCAGCCTTCTATCTTGCTTACTCCCTTGCTCTCAGCTCACCTTTTCATCCAGGGAAATAGTACGCTCTTCCCGCCTCATCACCCAAAACTTGTCTTCAAGAGGTCCCTGTGCCTCTGTCTGTGAGGGAACAGCCCCAGCGTGGCCCCAATATCTCCCATCCCCACTCCTCACTGTGGAGCAGCTCCTAAGGGCAATGGTGGGAAGTGCATGAgaagtgcccagcagtgcccaggTCTTTTAGGGAAATGAGAGTTCTGCCGTGGCACCAGGAAGagctccctgtgatgcagcacatcctattgtgacctcagctcatgtcTTCTGGGAGCTCAGTAGGTCACCACCATGGAGATGGTATAGCCAGGGCAAGAGCAGAGATCCTTCCACTCACACCCTGGAAAGCAGTCACCTCCCCTCAtcccagttattttccaaaacttgCTGATAAATCCTTtaagacagtgaaaaaaatgtgaaatatttcaaatgaggCATTGAAGAGGTCAGTCTGCACCCCCTGCACCGACAGGTCTCTGCACTGGGCAGAGCTGTGTGGGTAACTGCAGTATGGGGGATGGATTGGGGGTTGGGATTTTTCAAAGACATGATCAATGTGAAATGAAACAGCACAGAGCCTGGCCATGGGCTGAGATGCTTTCAGGAGCCTCAAAACTGATAGCTGCTGTGGACCACCCTTTTTGTAGAAGAAGGATGTAGGACAGCATGGGACAGAACGCAGCCTTCCTCCTTGAGGCACCAAAGTAGGTTCttagtttttttaaagtccTCAGCAAGGTTTCTTGGTCTACagtgcttaagatagagatgatatgcccCAAAAGAGCAACCTTTAAGACACATCATCTAGAGGGCTTTATCTGGGACCTTGGTCTttgccagtctccaaagcccTGGGAGAGTCCAAGTGGCAAATCTGgataatttttccctttcccattaATTTTGCCCAGCATTCTTTTTGGCTGAATTCAGGGCTCAGCTGATCCTTGGACTCAGCATGGCCTGAAGGCAGTGCTTCTCCTCTGAGTATAGTCCTTGGCACCCTGTACCAACCTTGGAACTGTAGCTCTCTTGGGGGCTGTACAGTTCTGGCACCCTGCATCCCACCATAGACACCCAGGCCCTCCCAAGGGGGCTGTACAACCCTGACtccctggatctcccacagTTTTGATGCTGGGCTTCTCAGGACATGCCCACACACTGCAGTACTGCtgtcctggctctgctgcagagcctgtaaggcagtgctgtgccccaggacctgcattttggctcaCTCTGGAATTTGTGAGGggagcagctcccagctctgcagctgctggacaCTGAGGATGTCTCCAGGAGCATGACTTCAAATGAGAGAAGTGCTCTGTGGGTggaaaagagaggggagaagTTGAACAAAGAGTGGTTCAGACTGCACAGAAGGAGAATACTTTTCACCATCAGGATGGTCAAGCATTAGAACAGGTTGTCTGAATGTGCACGATGCGcaatctccattcttggaggtTTTCGAGACCTGATGGATAAACCTCTGAGCAATGTGGACTGATGTCAACAGGTCCCTGCCTTGGTAAGGAGGTGGAAGTAGAAATTTCCAGATGTTCTTTCCAACATGAATTACCCTTTTGATCTTATAATATTTGTGTCTGTTTGCCCTTTCTGATGATCCTGGACATTGGAGAAAGACTGAGCAAGTGTGGAAATGTGACATGGAATTTCGAGGTGACTTTCAGCCTTTCCAAAAGGCATTGTAGGAGGCTGGAGGGACCAGCCCAAGCTGTCAGGGCTCTCTGAACCTGAGCGAGTCAGTGAAAAGACAGTTGTCTGCAGGGAAGTGAGGAGAATCCCATTCATGGGACCTCTAAAGACTTTGTTTCATGAACTTTATGTAGTACTGGTGGCTGCCCAGCCTCCAGTTCCTTTTCAAAGGGGCATGAATGAGAATTCAAATGACCAGGAGTTATGTGTAAAGTCAGGCCTTGCCAGAGTTCTTTACAAGTTTCCAGAGTCCAGAATTTTCAGTCTCCTTTGGGAGCCAGTTATGCATTGCTCACTCTCTGCAGCCTCTGGGGAGAACCAAGATGCAGGATCAACCCCCAGAGGCTCGTTAGTACTATTAATCCCAAGGCACACGAAAGAGCAGAGACATTTAGGTCCTGCTGGGGATTtactgcaggagctgctgagagaagatgaaaaaatcaGGGCAAAGCCTGAGCTCTGGGCAGTGGTCTGCAGAGTCCAGGGAAGGCAGGGActtggtggtgggggggggatgCAGAGAGTGAAATCCCAACCTCGATCTTCATTCCCAGGCACCATCAGTGCAGAGGTCACCCCTTCATGCTGAAGACTGCAGGCCAGCGCTGGATGTCCTGAGGCAAGTCATGGTGGTGTTTATATTACTGCTGGGTTTTTGCACAGTTACAGTTTGTGAGTGAGACCAGAGTCTCACTCCTGTCCTTTCCTGCATGTCTTCCCCacagcttcctcctccccccagaCGCTGCCGAGTCCCTGGCACCATGGAGCAGAGATCCTGGAAGGGGCTGAGGGTGCTGAATTACAGCTGGGCTGCTGGTGTGGTGGAGCCGATCCTGGGGCACTTGTCCATCTTGGATGGGCAGGCTATTCAGGGCTAGAAATGCTTTGTCCTTCCTTCCACCAACCGTTAAgggcttttcctctcccctttctcctAGTCTTATAGGATTTGGTCTCCATCCCTCAGCTTTCTCACATTTGACTCTCACTCATGCAGTGGGGAGGGCCGGGGACCTCAGTCATTCTGGGCTGACTATGGAAACCTCTCTTGCTGGTATCCATCATTACAGCCTCCAGGGAAAGCCTAGGAGATGAGTGAGAGTGTAAAATGCTCATCCATCCCCAGAGTTCTCTGGACAGTCCAGGCATCTGCTTGCCCATCTCCAAACTCACTGAAAGGTctaaagggagagaaagggaatggCAGAGACataattttctctcttgctaTTTTTGTGAGAACCCCAGGAAGGGCACCAGACAGAGGGCTGTGTGGGAGCACTGCAAGCACAGCTGCCTGTGCTAAGGTCCAGCTGTTGGGCTGGGGTGTGTAGGGAGGCAGCCCTAGAACCCTCAGGAACCACCACAGAGGAGGCAAAGATGTGAGGAAAAAGATCTTCcctgtgcttttccttttctccttgaaaaaaaatgaaaagaaaaaaaaccccttcttCACAGTGTTTTCTACAAAGAGGCTGCAATGAGTGGATTTTAGGTATCTGCTGAGACTGAACATGGACTTTCTGGAACAAGTCCAGCAAAGAGACAGAAGGATGATTAGATAATTAAGAGAAAGGAGTATCTGTCatgtgaggagaggctgcaaGTTCTTAGACTGTGTAGGTTGGAGAAGagaggggggattttatcaatgtgcataagtatcAGAAGAGcaggtgtcaagaggatgagacCAGACtgtgctcagtggtgcccagtgccaggatgagaggcaaggggcacaaattgaaacactagatgtaataaattgtaactatttgttcattgtttagaaggaggttttacaacaatcagggttgagacatggtgtcagacaaataaattatggtaagcacaaaagcttatatgaccccttgtggaactagtgtcggggccctagctatcttgcaggactatgaagagctgaagtaagcaacaagctgctcagaggttttgaaggtaaaagaacaaagaaaagataagcaggcgcctgtaactttctcacagaacagcatcccaaaaagggagtcaacacaacagataagcaaacccctgtgatcactcacaaggagacaaaccaaaataaagagacaaaagaagaccacggccttcctctccacaaccaccagagagcttcagacgaccccccccccagcaactcacacatgcgcgggacgcaccgggagattacaacgcagactataaggggaggactgtgtgtgagggaggcgcgcgccgttggcggagctgagactccccggccgcccagcgctgttttgcttgtggctgcttacttaattaaataaattgttcacatgatttaacaaactctctgtatgaattaaccttcaagagagtaacttatgaaAAATTTGGTGCCGTGACTCGGATGAAGGCAATGGACTGAAAAGCTCTTCGGAAGGGGAGGCGCCCCACCGAGTTCGGCGGCCTCTGCCGAGAGCGATTTTCACTCAAGCCCTTCACCGACGAACCCTAAATTAGCCACAAGCAAAAAGGAGCCGGCAACCCCAAGTAATCTTTGTGCACGAAGACCGAATGAAGACTCAGGATTGAGTAAGTGTAGGCCGGTGATCCATTCAGTTGGGGTTGGGTATCCCGGAGTACACGTGAGAGACGTCCAGTAAGGACGAAGCGAGTGCGGACCCCTCGGTAGTGCGGTTCCCATATCCCGCGAGGGACTGGGCCACGAAAAGGGGGaagcggtgtgtgtgtgtgtgtgtgaaggtacTCCGGAagatgggacagaagaaaagtaagcctTCTGGTCCCATGGGTGGGGGAGTTTGTAGTGGAGGCTTACCTCCCATTCCCCCAGATAGCCCACTAGGATTGATGATTAAATATTGGGATGATTCCCCTTCTAGGCggggaaaaagtaaagttaagaTGATCCATTATTGTATTGAAGTCTGGGGCAACAAacctataaaaggagaaagtgttttctggccCCCTTTTGGTTCATTTGAGGACTGGATATGCCAGGCCCTAAATAGTTACGTAAATTCAAAGGAGCCcttcagcttagaagagagCGAGTATGCACACCTCTGGATAAACCCGGAGACGAGAACCCTTTTAtacccattaaaagaaaaaggagggcgGGGGAAAAAGAAGCGAGAATTAGAGATCCCATTATCGCCACCCCCTTATATACTCCCTCCTATACCTAcggccccttctcttcccgGGCCGACCGAACTTCCGTCCTCGGGGGAGTCGGATGGCGAGGCTAACCCTAGTCCCCAGAGACCAGTAACTAGGAGTCAGACTAGAGCACAGGGGTTAAGTCTCGAAGGAGGATTATATCCACTGCGGGAAATAGCTATGGGAGGACCCCAACCGGGGACGGGATATGTAGCCGTCCCCATTAATTCCGGGGACgtgagagattttaagaaggaaatgggaaacctACTAGAAGACCCACTGGGAGTGGCAGAGCAGGTGGACCAGTTTCTAGgaccaaatatttacacttgggAGGAGCTACAGTCCATCCTGGGAATCCTGTTCACATTTGAGGAAAGAGGGATGATTAGGCGAGCTGGCATGCGAATCTGGGACCAACAACACCAGCAAGGTCCGGCAGCAGATGTTAAGTGGCCGATGCAGTTGCCTAATTGGAATAACCAAGACCCAATCCATTGCAGTCATATGCAAGACTTAAGAACCATTATCATTCAGGGGATAAGGGAATCAGTCCCAAGGGGACAGAATATTAATAAGGCttttaatgaacagcaaaggCGGGATGAGACCCCGACAGAATGGTTAGAAAGGCTGCGAAAAAGCTTGCAGTTGTATAGTGGCTTAGATCCAGGGACTCCTGTGGGAGGGGCCttacttaaaactcagtttgtggccaaatcctggacggacattaggaaaaagttagagaaaatagaggactGGCAAGATAAGGGTTTAGATGAACTCCTGAGAGAGGCACAGAAGGTGTATGTTAGGAGAGAggacaaaaaagagaagaaacaagtacGAATGATGGTGGCAGCAATACGGGAAGGTCAAAGAGGAAGGCCTAGGATGGTGCGTGGGAAGCttgagagagaagaagggagaaatggtcagggacaaagaaatgtgatctgtttttattgtaatagaaaGGGTCATATTAAGAGAGAATGtcgacagagaaaagaggatgagcAGATGTTCAAGGATGAGTAGGGGTGTCAGGGGCTCTATTTGCTGGGGACCCGAGAAAAAAACGAGCCCTTGATAAAATTGAAAGTGGGTCCCCAGCGTGAGGAAATGGAATTCCTCATAGACACAGGGGCTGAAAGATCTACGGTCCAAACCTTACCTTTAGGGTGTAAGGCCTCGGCAGAAAGGGTACAAGTAATTGGGGCAAAAGGAGAACCATTTGGGGTTCCTGTTGTAAAAGAAGTATTAATCGAATCAGGTTCCAAGATAGGTGTGGGACCTTTACTTTTGGTACCCGAAGCTGAGTATAACCTGTTAGGTAGAGATTTGATAATAGAATTAGGCATAAGTTTAGAAGTGATAGATAATAGACTACAAATTAAATTGTGTCCTCTCCGAATAGAGGATGAACAAAGCATAAACCCAGAAGTTTGGTATACTCCAGATAGTGTGGGCAAATTGAATATTAAACCTTTTAAGGTAACTATAACTAACCCGGGTGTACCAACGAGAATTAAGCAATATCCCCTGTCCGAAGAGGGCAGGCGGGGATTAAAACCTGAAATTCGGAGGTTACTACAACAGGGGCTATTGGAACCTTGTATGTCCCCTTTTAATACCCCAATATTACCAGTAAGGAAAAAGGATGGCAAATATAGATTGGTGCATGATTTGAGGGAAATCAATAAGAGAACTGTGACTAGGTTCCCAGTAGTAGCAAATCCACATACTCTGTTAAATCAGTTACACCCGGATGATCAATGGTACAGTGTAATAGATTTAAAGGATGCGTTTTGGGCATGTCCTTTggatgagagcagcagggattattttgcctttgaatgggaggaCCCGGATACCCATAGAAAACAGCAACTAAGATGGACCGTCCTCCCTCAAGGATTTACTGAATCCCCAAATTTATTCGGACAGGCCCTGGAACAGATTTTGCAGGACTATAATAAAGTGCCGGGAGTGACGTTagtacagtatgtggatgatcTGTTGATAGcaggaaaggatgaagaagtGGTAAGGCAGGCTAGCGTCCAGTTGTTAAATTTTCTTAGCCTGCAAGGGTtgaaagtttcaaaatcaaagttgcAGTTTGTAGAGAAGGAGGTAAGATATCTGGGCCATCGATTAAGTGGGGGGACTAAGAGACTGGATCCGGAGAGAATTAGTGGTATCCTGGCTCTGAAGGCCCCAACAACAAAGAGGCAAGTACGGCAACTGTTAGGATTAACTGGGTATTGTCGGCAGTGGATAGAGGATTATAGCGGAAAGGTCAAATTCCTCTACAATAGATTAAATAAGGATGGATTACTTAAATggacagaagaagatgaagagcatttagaaaaactaaaagaggAGCTAATGCATCCCCCAGTATTAAGCTTTCCAGATTTAAGAAAGCCATTCTTTCTATTCGTAAACAGCACTGAGGGTACTGCCTATGGAGTACTTGCCCAAGAATGGGCAGGAAGTAAAAAGCCAGTTGCCTACTTATCCAAATTACTGGACCCGGTTAGCCGGGGCTGGCCTAGCTGTCTGCAGGTAGTGGTGGCAGCCGCCTTATTAGTAGAAGAAGCGCAGAAAATTACATTTGGAGGAGAAATTAAGGTAATATCCCCTCATAATATACGAGGGGTACtacaacaaaaagctgaaaaatggatCACGGATGCTAGATTATTAAAGTATGAAGGAATATTAATCTCCTCTCCAAAGTTAACCTTAGAAATGACTTCCTTACAAAATCCTGCTCAGTTCCTCTATGGAGAACCAAGCGAACCCTTAGAGCATAATTGCCTCCGAAATacagaagcacaaacaaaattGCGACCTGACTTGGAAGAAGTGGAGTTACCTGAGGGCgagcaaatatttatagatgGCTCTTCAAGaatagttaaaggaaaaaggaaatcagggTATGCATTGGTGAATGGGAAGACACTCGAGGTGGTAGAATCAGGACCTTTGAGTCCAAGCTGGTCTGCTCAGGCTTGTGAGCTATATGCTATGCTGCGAGCTTTAAAGTTGTTAAAAGGCAAAAGCGGTACGATATACACAGATTCTAAATATGCTTATAGGGTAATACATACTTTCGGTAAAatctgggaagagaggggacTTGCCAGCTCGCAGGGGAAGGGATTGATATACCAGGAACTGATTACTCAGGTCCTGCAGGCTATTAGAGAACCAAAAGAGATTGCTATAGTCCATGTGAAAGGACATCAGCGAGGTTTTACTCCTcaaattagaggaaataatttggcaGATCAGGAAGCTAAACGACCCTGATGAGCTAAGCGGCCCTGATGAGTTTACAGGTTATAAAAATGAGGGAAGACCGTCCAAATTGtggaaaggatttaaagaagTTAACATGGTATGATTGTTGGAAGGAAAGGAGTGTCGGAGAAATACAGTGTAATTTCCTCGAGGAAGCGGCTGAGGACGAGGCCCCTGAATATGAACGCTGTTATTTGCACAGACCAGTTTACTCACTATTTTGCTTTACGCCgctagaaaaaaacaagatggTACAAATGGGTATAAAAGAAGCTGATAAGGGAAAGTGGGTACTGCCGGATGGGCGAGAAGTACTCCCAAAGTCGGTAGCCTTGGGAGTGCTACGGAGGTTTCATGAGAACACGCACTGGGGAACTCAAGCATTGATAGATCAATTTGCtataaaatacatgtgtgtAGGAATTTACAATATAGCAAAGAGGGTTGTGAATGACTGCATAACTTGTCGAAAGGTGAATGCTCAACATGTCAGAAAAAGAGTGTTGGGAGGTTGAGAACTGGCTCATCGaccttttgcaaaaattcaaTTAGATTTTACAGAACTTCCAAAAACAGGACGGTACAAATATATGCTTGTGATTGTAGACCATCTCACATATTTTGTTGAAGCATTCCCTACGGCAAGGGCTACAGCTCAGACTGTGGTAAAAATATTGCTTGAGAATATAATTCCCAGATACGGAATTGTAGAAACAATTGACTCTGATAGAGGTCCCCATTTTATATCTAAGGTGTCTCGAGAAACTATGAAAGCTTTAGGAGTAAACTGGGAATATCATACTCCGTGGCATCCTCAAAGCTCTGGAAAGGTGGAACGAATGaatggtgaaattaaaaaacagttaacaaaactTATGCTAGAAACTAAGGCGTCCTGGGTAAAATGCTTACCGCTTGCTTTATTAAACATACGAACGCAGCCCCGAACTGACGTGGGGCTTTCGCCTTTCGAAATGCTTTATGGTATGCCATATGATTTAGAGATGCCTCTTGACCACCCCAATTTGCAAGATACTCAATTACAGCCCTACCTAACACAGTTAATGAGCCGACGTagagagttacagaaaagaggcCTAGTGGTGCAGCGACCCCCATTAGATATAGCCATACACCGAGTACAGCCCGGAGATAAAGTCctaatcaaaacatggaaagagactTCATTAGCACCTCGGTGGGAAGGCCCCTACGTTGTTttgcttactacagaaacagctgttcggactgcagaaaaagggtggACTCATGCCAGCCGTGTGAAAGGACCGatcctgggagaagagtggaGGGCGGTTCCAGGCTCCGCCGACTTAAAATTAACCCTTAAACGGACTCGATAAGTATTATTTCCCCTGTCCATGTACCGTAACAAGAGAAGGGGCCCCACTCCTAGACAAAGGCTCTCTAACAGATTCCCCTGAAGAACACTACTGCTGCCGAGAAGAACCAATACCTTGTAGTTCGCTGCAACTGAACTGACAAGCGAGGCAGAGGAGTGCAGACAGTGGGGAGGTTAAGAGGCCAGGTAAAACATAACATTAGGAGAAATGGGCCCCGACTATCTCTTGCGGTACACGGGAATTAGCGTTATTATCATGGTCAGCTGCGGTATCCTACAACCACACCACCCCCATCGACTTTTTCGGTGGAGTTTAATTAGATATGAAGATCAACTAATTATACAGCAAGTAACGACAGCAGGTGCCCCTAGTTTCCGCACTACACCGTGTAACCTAACTGCAGGAACAATGTGTTTCAACCATAGCAGGGCCTTTACTACtgttaataataacattaactttcggaccatgtatttttaataaaataatggcaattgTAAAAAGCCGCCTAGAAGCTGTACACATAATGCTGGTACTTGCTAAGTATGAATCACTTGAATTAGACGATGATGCGGACGCATTAGCGTTGAGTCGCCGGGCGCTCCAGGaattcaatgaacaaaataagtaaccaaaaagtaaaaggagggattgtaataaattgtaactatttgttcattgtttagaaggaggttttacaacaatcagggttgagacatggtatcagacaaataaattatggtaagcacaaaagcttatatgaccccttgtggaaccagtgttggggccctagctatcttgcaggactgtgaagagctgaagtaagcaacaagctgctcagaggttttgaaggtaaaaggacaaagaaaagataagcaggcgcctgtaactttctcacagaacagcatcccaaaaagggagtcaacacaacagataagcaaacccctgtgatcactcacaaggagacaaatcaaaataaagagacgaaagaagaccacggccttcctctccacaaccaccagagagcttcagacgaccccccccccagcaattcacacatgcgcgggacgcaccgggagattacaacgcagactataagggggggactgtgtgtgagggaggcgcgcgccgttggcggagctgagactccccggccgcccagcgctgttttgcttgtggctgcttacttaattaaataaattgttcacatgatttaacaaactctctgtatgaattaaccttcaagagagtaacttatgacactAGAAATTCCATgcaaacacaataaaatacttcttcGCTTGAACTGCTTGCCTGGAGAAGCGGTGgaatctccatctttggagatactcagTGCTTAACTGGACAGTGTGCTCCAGTGTGTTCAATGTGTCCTAGGCAATGTGCTCTaagtgactctgcttgagcaggtgggttAGACCAGATAGCatgcagaggtcccttccaaactcaactgttctgtcattctttgagttttttgtggttttttgtttgttttttccttcatgcaAGATTATATGGCTATTCttctgtcaaaaatattcttccttcatcttaaatcaaatacaaacaaacattcttcttttttcaggcCTATTTcttgaaagcaggaaaaagaaagatagatgTATGATGGCAATGGAGAAAGATCAATGGGAGAATGGGACATCATCATGGGAGTTCCTCCTGCTGGGAATGTGGAATATTCCCTCACTCCAGACaccactcttcctcctcttgctcatGGTCTACTTGGTGTCCGTGGTTGGGAATATCCTCACTGTTGCACTGGTGGTTGCAGACTGGCACCTGCACACTCCCATGTACTTCTTTCTGGGCAATCTCTCCTACCTGGAGACCTGCTACAGCTCCACCATCTTGCCTCGGCTGCTGGACAGCTTCCTGACTGGGGACAGGACCATCTCTGTTCAAAGCTGTATTGTACAATTCTATTTCTTTGGTTCTTTTGCAGCTAGCGAATGTTACCTGCTGGCCATAATGTCCTACAATCGATACTTGGCCATATGCCAGCCCTTGCTCTATGCAAGCATCATGACCTGGAAGGTCTGTCTCCAGATGGTGGCTGCATCTTGGTTAATGGGTTTCCTTATCTCTACAGCAATCACTCCTTTCTTATCCCAGTTGAAGTTTTGTGGCTCCAAGGCCATTGACCACTTCTTTTGTGATCTTGCCCCATTGCTGGAACTTGCCTGCAGTGACACTAGGAAAGTCACTCTCATTGCTTTCGTATTCAGCTTCTTGGATATAATCTTCCCCTTCTTGTCCACCCTGGCTTCCTACGCATGCATCATAGCTGTCATTCGGAGGATCCCATCCAGTGTGGGCAGACAAAAGGCCTTTTCCACCTGCTCCTCACACCTCACTGTTGTCTCTGTTTTCTACAGTACCCTCATCATTGTCTACACACTGCCCAGAACCCCCCAGCTGAGGCAGCTCAACAAAGTGTTCTCCTTTTTGTACACTGTCCTCACACCCCTTGTCAATCCCCTCATTTACAGTCTGCAGAACCGGGAGGTCAGGGAAGCCATGAGAAGAGTGCTCAGAAAAGCTTTGGCCATCTCCAGAGCTCAGAACATTGCTGTGCCAGGGTCTTAAGACCATGTGTGGTGCATATGTAAACTACCAAGGAGACAATGGGGGAAGATGTTTGCTTGGTGCCAGGAATTGCTCAAGGAGTATGTGAAGCTAAAACAGAAAGGGATGGAAGAGTCCattagcaaatatatatatattagcatatacatacatacatacatatatatatatatatatatatatttctctaaGTCATCTAATaaagactgatgaaaaaaagTGTCTATATGTGTGCTTATAGGTGGTCAAGATGACGAGTCCAATCCGACATATAGAGATATGACTCTCTAATAAGCTCAGATAGTGCAACTCTTGCCATGCCCAGCAATTTCAGATCTCTGTTAATATCCCTGTTTACTGCCTCTTATTTCCCAGCCACTGAACTTCCTTTCTCATCTCTGCTAGAGCAAAAggtctcttctccttccttcgGATAAAATTAACTGTCTCAGTGCTGAGGTGTTGCAAACTATCTCAATATCAATGGCTATGCTGTCCTCTGTCAATCTGCTCTAGTGTTTTAAATCACTCCTTTGAAGAGGGAAACTGTGTTGGAGCTCTGCCAAGAGTTTGCCACTTAGCTAAGGCAGTCTCCTGGTTTGCCTCCTTGTCTTCCCGAGTACTGACATGCACTGTTGTCTTTGAAGATGCTGACCTTgaaggcctgccagctttcctgagctcctcaGCCCTtcaaagctgcttcccatggcATCCCACCTAGAATTACCTTCCATAAACACAGGTCTTGTCATCTCCAGTCCTGGGTctggacactgctttt
This region of Rhea pennata isolate bPtePen1 chromosome 8, bPtePen1.pri, whole genome shotgun sequence genomic DNA includes:
- the LOC134143773 gene encoding olfactory receptor 5B21-like, whose translation is MEKDQWENGTSSWEFLLLGMWNIPSLQTPLFLLLLMVYLVSVVGNILTVALVVADWHLHTPMYFFLGNLSYLETCYSSTILPRLLDSFLTGDRTISVQSCIVQFYFFGSFAASECYLLAIMSYNRYLAICQPLLYASIMTWKVCLQMVAASWLMGFLISTAITPFLSQLKFCGSKAIDHFFCDLAPLLELACSDTRKVTLIAFVFSFLDIIFPFLSTLASYACIIAVIRRIPSSVGRQKAFSTCSSHLTVVSVFYSTLIIVYTLPRTPQLRQLNKVFSFLYTVLTPLVNPLIYSLQNREVREAMRRVLRKALAISRAQNIAVPGS